The Myotis daubentonii chromosome 9, mMyoDau2.1, whole genome shotgun sequence genome has a segment encoding these proteins:
- the MUC15 gene encoding mucin-15: MLTSAQTLLLSTLFSLLLFVSHGKESLDVNTTQNIAESLKHMAKEYVPLKTGADFNLGKENRETSNPKARNSSLWDPSSKSDETTDFVDNLTTDSPRSPRPTPVFSESTSLIHSFVSKLPQNSSAGDENSPSVSSPPNATSAVSSVESLANDTMKTDNSSITVSILPSALTTMNPMTTEPDGWLNITNDSFVGFTPYQEMTLQPTLKFTNNSKIFPNTSDPQEENRNTGVVFGAILGAILGASLLSLVGYLLCGKRKVNSFSHRRLYDDRNEPVLRLDNAPEPYDVSFGNASYYNSTVNNSSIPAGQENARDGIPMDDIPALRTSV; this comes from the exons ATGTTGACCTCAGCCCAAACTCTATTGCTTTCAACCTTGTTTAGTTTACTGTTATTTGTAAGCCATGGAAAAGAAAGTCTGGACgtaaacacaacacaaaacattGCAGAAAGCTTAAAACACATGGCAAAAGAATACGTTCCTTTGAAAACTGGAGCAGATTTCAACTTAggtaaagaaaatagagaaacttCCAATCCCAAGGCGAGAAATTCCTCTCTTTGGGATCCATCAAGTAAAAGTGATGAAACAACAGATTTTGTGGATAATTTGACCACAGACTCCCCCAGGAGTCCAAGACCCACACCTGTATTTTCTGAAAGCACTTCCTTGATCCACAGCTTTGTTTCTAAACTGCCTCAGAACTCATCTGCAGGAGATGAAAATTCTCCGTCCGTTTCATCACCTCCCAATGCTACATCTGCTGTATCCTCAGTGGAGTCCCTGGCCAATGATACCATGAAAACTGACAACAGTTCCATTACAGTTAGCATCCTTCCCTCGGCGCTAACCACCATGAACCCCATGACAACGGAACCAGATGGATGGCTTAACATTACTAATGATAGCTTTGTGGGGTTTACCCCCTATCAGGAAATGACTCTGCAGCCCACCTTAAAATTCACCAATAATTCAAAAATCTTTCCAAATACATCAGATCCCCAAGAAg agAATAGAAATACAGGAGTAGTATTTGGGGCCATTTTAGGAGCTATTCTGGGTGCTTCCTTGCTTAGTCTTGTCGGCTACTTGTTGTGTGGAAAACGAAAAGTGAATTCATTTTCTCATCGGCGACTTTATGATGATAGAAACGAACCAG TTCTGCGATTAGACAATGCACCGGAACCTTATGATGTGAGTTTTGGGAATGCTAGTTATTACAACTCAACTGTGAATAATTCATCCATACCAGCAGGTCAAGAAAATGCACGTGATGGTATTCCAATGGATGACATACCTGCACTCCGTACCTCAGTATAA
- the LOC132241680 gene encoding LOW QUALITY PROTEIN: E3 ubiquitin-protein ligase BRE1B-like (The sequence of the model RefSeq protein was modified relative to this genomic sequence to represent the inferred CDS: inserted 1 base in 1 codon), which yields MVTEVQDGGAGLLLLRVTEVPEVPEVPRVAGSAIYDRKCRHLTNRQRCVSGPTEKLSLEAATALRGPVRLGXISLSGEMDLKVLRFKNKKLAERLEQRQACEDELRERIEKLEKRQATDDATLLIVNRYWAQLEVTVEALLRRLEKQRDLAAGTQPPGAQGVPTSDLRETLPAQRRPPLSEPALAFRVKQGAPSSEEVGLQGRMEFSKAAVSRVVEASARLQRQVEGLCRRICSRGGGEPRGEAARARTRELGCENRRLQALATELQEKHHCISLEYAELQDKVTSADTKVLEMETTVEDLQWDIEKLHKREQKLNKHLAEALEQLNSGYHVSGSSSGFQGGQITLSLQKFEMLNAELEENQLLANSHMAELEKLQVELQEAVRTNEHLKVALRSLPKEVVQETEEYQVLQAQFSLLYNESLQVKAQLEEARGLLLATKNSHLMHIEHMESDELGLQKKLRTEVIQMEDTLAQVRKEYEMLRIEFEQNLAANEQAGPINREMRHLISSLQSHNHQLKGDAQRYKRKLREVQAEIGKFQAQASGSMHSIPEDSGLSAPDPGQEEGGPGPIGDHESRKEMVSMPGATMTTSLAKIEELVPFEEDAQALTPRAPGPSSWVREPEPRPQWELQEWEGFGLGAQSMASAYSRADREKAKVEEPKRKESEFLKCLRADLKKAQESQKEMKLLLDMYRTVPKEQRDKVQLMAAECKIKAEVSELRNHIRELEERDQRERKKIADEDAMRRIRQAEEQIEHLQRKLGATKQEEEALLSEMDVTGQAFEDMQEQNRRLLQQLREKDDANFKLMSERIKANQIHKLLREERDELGEQVLCLKSQVDAQLLTMQKLEEKEQALQGSLGGVEKELMLCNQALELSKRKAVESAQLAEDLKVQLEHVQTRLRESQPCLAESRAAREKESFNLKRAQEDISRLRRKLEKQRKVEVYADADEILQEEIKEYKARLTCPCCNIRKKDAVLTKCFHVFCFECVQGRYEARQRKCPKCNVAFGAHDFHRIYIS from the exons ATGGTCACTGAAGTCCAAGATGGCGGCGCCGGACTGCTTCTGTTGCGGGTGACGGAAGTGCCGGAAGTCCCGGAAGTGCCTCGGGTGGCCGGAAGTGCCATCTATGACCGGAAGTGCCGCCATTTGACCAACCGCCAACGGTGCGTTTCGGGGCCCACAGAGAAGTTGAGCCTCGAGGCCGCAACCGCGCTTAGAGGGCCTGTTCGTCTTG TCATCTCTCTCTCGGGGGAGATGGACCTGAAGGTCTTGCGGTTCAAGAATAAGAAGCTGGCAGAGCGGCTGGAGCAGCGCCAGGCTTGTGAAGATGAACTCCGAGAACGGATTGAGAAGCTGGAAAAGCGGCAGGCCACCGATGACGCCACACTCCTCATCGTCAACCGCTACTGGGCCCAGCTGGAGGTCACCGTGGAAGCCCTTCTCCGACGCCTTGAGAAGCAGCGGGACCTGGCTGCAGGTACACAGCCACCTGGGGCCCAGGGGGTGCCGACGTCAGACCTGAGGGAGACCCTGCCCGCGCAGCGACGGCCCCCACTCAGCGAGCCGGCGTTGGCTTTCCGGGTGAAACAGGGCGCCCCCAGCAGTgaggaggtggggctgcagggccggATGGAGTTCTCCAAGGCCGCTGTGTCGCGTGTGGTCGAGGCCTCAGCCCGCCTACAGCGCCAGGTGGAGGGACTCTGTCGGCGCATCTGCAGTCGAGGGGGAGGTGAGCCCCGCGGCGAGGCGGCTCGGGCACGCACCCGGGAGCTGGGCTGTGAGAACCGGCGACTTCAGGCCTTGGCCACCGAGCTACAGGAGAAGCACCACTGCATCTCCCTGGAGTACGCGGAGCTCCAGGATAAAGTGACATCAGCAGACACCAAAGTGCTAGAGATGGAGACCACAGTCGAGGACCTGCAGTGGGACATTGAGAAGCTGCACAAGCGTGAGCAAAAGCTCAATAAGCACCTGGCGGAGGCCTTGGAGCAGCTGAACTCTGGCTACCATGTATCCGGTAGCTCCTCAGGTTTCCAGGGAGGCCAGATCACACTCAGCCTGCAGAAGTTTGAGATGCTGAACGCGGAGTTAGAGGAAAACCAGTTATTGGCCAACAGCCACATGGCAGAGCTGGAGAAGCTCCAGGTCGAACTTCAGGAGGCTGTGCGGACCAATGAGCACCTCAAGGTGGCCCTACGGAGTCTTCCTAAGGAGGTGGTACAGGAGACGGAGGAGTACCAAGTGCTGCAGGCCCAGTTCTCACTGCTTTACAATGAGTCTCTGCAAGTGAAGGCCCAGCTAGAGGAGGCCCGGGGACTGCTGCTGGCCACCAAGAACTCACACCTGATGCACATTGAGCACATGGAGAGCGATGAGTTGGGGCTGCAGAAGAAGCTGCGTACAGAGGTTATCCAGATGGAGGACACACTGGCCCAGGTACGCAAGGAGTATGAGATGCTGCGCATCGAGTTTGAACAGAACCTGGCCGCCAACGAGCAGGCAGGGCCCATCAACCGTGAGATGCGCCATCTGATCAGCAGCCTTCAAAGTCACAACCACCAGCTAAAGGGGGATGCCCAGCGATACAAACGGAAGCTGCGGGAAGTGCAGGCTGAGATTGGCAAGTTCCAGGCCCAGGCCAGTGGCTCTATGCACTCTATCCCTGAGGACTCTGGTCTCAGTGCCCCAGATCCAGGGCAAGAAGAGGGCGGGCCAGGCCCTATTGGTGACCACGAAAGCAGAAAGGAGATGGTTTCAATGCCTGGTGCCACCATGACTACCTCCTTAGCAAAGATAGAGGAACTGGTCCCCTTTGAGGAAGATGCTCAGGCCTTAactcccagggccccaggcccctcctcttgGGTCCGAGAACCTGAGCCCAGGCCCCAATGGGAGCTTCAGGAGTGGGAAGGGTTTGGCCTGGGAGCCCAATCTATGGCCTCAGCATATTCAAGAGCTGATCGGGAAAAGGCCAAGGTGGAGGAGCCCAAGAGGAAAGAGTCCGAATTCCTCAAATGTCTTCGAGCAGACCTCAAGAAGGCCCAGGAAAGCCAGAAGGAGATGAAGCTGCTGCTGGACATGTACAGAACAGTGCCTAAGGAGCAACGAGATAAGGTGCAGCTTATGGCAGCTGAATGCAAGATCAAGGCCGAGGTCAGTGAGCTACGGAATCACATCCGAGAATTGGAGGAGAGAGatcagagggagaggaagaagattGCGGACGAGGATGCCATGCGGCGCATTCGGCAGGCAGAGGAGCAGATAGAACATCTGCAGCGCAAGTTGGGTGCCAccaagcaggaggaggaggctctGCTGTCAGAGATGGATGTGACAGGTCAGGCTTTTGAGGACATGCAAGAGCAAAATAGGCGGCTGCTACAGCAGTTGCGGGAAAAGGATGATGCCAACTTTAAGCTGATGTCAGAGCGGATCAAGGCCAACCAGATTCATAAGCTGCTGCGAGAGGAGAGGGATGAGCTGGGCGAGCAGGTTCTTTGCCTCAAGTCTCAGGTGGATGCCCAGCTGCTGACCATGCAGAAGCTGGAGGAAAAAGAGCAGGCCTTGCAGGGCAGCCTTGGAGGTGTGGAAAAGGAGCTGATGCTATGCAACCAGGCCCTGGAGCTCAGTAAAAGGAAGGCTGTGGAATCAGCCCAGCTGGCCGAAGACCTGAAGGTGCAGCTGGAGCATGTGCAGACACGGCTGCGAGAGAGCCAGCCTTGCTTGGCAGAGAGCCGTGCTGCTCGAGAGAAAGAGAGCTTCAACCTCAAGAGGGCTCAGGAGGACATCTCACGGCTGCGGCGCAAGCTGGAGAAGCAGAGGAAGGTGGAGGTTTATGCAGATGCTGATGAAATCCTCCAGGAGGAGATCAAGGAGTACAAGGCACGGTTGACCTGCCCCTGCTGTAACATACGCAAGAAGGATGCGGTGCTTACCAAGTGCTTCCACGTTTTCTGCTTTGAGTGTGTGCAGGGCCGCTATGAGGCCCGCCAGAGGAAGTGCCCCAAGTGCAATGTGGCCTTTGGTGCCCATGACTTCCACCGTATCTACATCAGTTGA